In the Qipengyuania gelatinilytica genome, TCAGGATCGGGTCGAGGATCCAGTTGAGCACCGAATAGGTGATCGAGATCAGGGACACGTAACGCGCTTCCCCCTGTCCGCGCAAAACGCCCTGCAGGCCCATCTGTGTAAGCAGTACGGGCATGCCGAGCGAATAGGGCTGCATGTAGTCGCGGATCAGCGGCAACAGCGCGTCGCTCGCCTGCATCAGGCGGAACAATGGGTCGAGCAGGAGGTAGAGGGCAAGCCCCAGCACGATGCCGGTCGTCAGGGCGAAGACGACACCGAAATTCGCACGGCGTTCGGCACGTTCCTCGTCGCCCTCGCCAAGTGCGCGGGCAATCACCGAATTGATGCCGACCATAACGCCGACGCCGAGGCTCGAGAGCGCAATCGTGATCGGAAAGATGAAGCTGACTGCGGCCAGTTCGGCCGAACCCAGCTGGCCGATGAAATACGCGTCGATCAGGCCGACCGACATGATGGCGGCGACCCCGATGATCATGGGCAAAGTCTGGGTGACGAGATGGCCGCGGATGCTGCCCTTGGTCAGTTTGGCCGTCTCGCTCATGCAAAAGCGGCGCTAGCGGGGCAAGCTGCTCTTGGAAAGCGCCATGTTGCTTCGTGCTTCTTGCCGCACAGGGGGCGCTCGTGCGATAGAGGTTTCAAATAGAGACCCAAGGAGAGACCGCCATGGCAACGCAGATGAAGCCCCAAAGCGAACCAAAGTTCGAATGCAGCGAAGAAGAGTGGAAAGTCCGCCAGGACCTGGCCGCATGCTATCGCATCTTCGAACACCTTGGCTGGGGCGAAAGCATCTACAACCACATCTCCGTGGCTGTGCCGGGCGAGAAAGACACTTTCCTCATCAACCCGTTCGGCCTGCTCTATGACGAGGTGACCGCATCGAACCTCGTGAAGATCGATGTCGAGGGCAACAATGTCGGCCAGTCGCAATATATGGTGAACAAGGCCGGCTTCACCCAGCACGCGCATTTCCACAAGCATCTGGGTGAGCGGGCAACCGCGATCTGCCATGTGCACACCACGGCCACCATGGCGGTGTGCAGCCACAAGGACGGGCTGGTCCCGACCAATTTCTACGCCTGCAATTTCCAGGGCCAGATCGGCTATCATGATTTCGAAGGCGTCACCGTCAGGCCCGACGAAGGCGACCGGCTCGTCGAGAACCTCGGCAACCATTCGATCCTCATGCTTCGCAATCATGGCCCGGTCGTGATGGACAAGACCATTCCCGGCATGTTCGTGAAGATGTGGGCCCTCCAGCGCGCCTGCGAGATCCAGATTGCTACGCTCAGCCAGGGCGAGCCCAACATCGTGAAGCAGGAGGTGGTCGACACCCACCAGCGCGACCTCGCGGTGATGCAGACACAGGGCGGGGCAGGCGTGTTCGATTTCGAGGCGTGGAAGCGCCGGATCTCGAAGATCGACGACAGCTGGAAGTCGTAAGACCACTCGACATTCCCGCCATTCGAAGCGAAAGCGCCGCCATGTCGCGCATGACGGTCAACGAACGTCCCATCGAATTCCTGATGGACCCGGAAACACCCCTGCTGTGGGCGCTGCGCGATGCTGCCAACCTTACCGGCACCAAGTTCGGCTGCGGCGAGGGCGATTGCGGCTCGTGCATCGTACACATCGACGGCGAACCGCTGCGTAGCTGCCTCGTCACGATTGCCGAGGCCGAAGGGCGCTTCATCACCACCATCGAGGGGCTGTCGGGCGACCGGACGCACCCGGTCCAGCAGGCCATGGTTGCAGAACAGGCGATCCAGTGCGGCTTTTGCACGCCCGGCTTCGTCATGGCGGCTGCCGCATTGATCGACCGCAATCCGGGCGCAAGCGAAGCGGAAATCAAGGCAGCGATCCCCAATATCTGCCGCTGCGGTGTCTATCCGCGGCTGGTGCGGGCGATCCAGCGTGCGGGCCGTGTCGCGCGGCGACAGGAACGTATCAGCGCAGCGCCCGCACCGGGAATCAGCGCCGAGGATGCCGCCCAGGACGTCCCGGCACTGAGTGCTCCCGAACAAACGCCCGAACGCGACTAGCCCCTAACGCAAAACGGCGACCCTTCCGGGCCGCCGTTTCGTTTTTCGGGTCCGCTATGCGGATCAGATCTCGAAGCGCACTCCGATGCGGGCGGTGAAAGGATCGCCGGGCTGGATGTTGTTGTCGCCATGCGCGCTTGGGTAATAGTCCTCGTCGAGCAGGTTTTCGATATTGAGCTGCAGGCTGAGCTTTTCGCTGACCGTGTAATAGGCGGCTGCATCGACGCGCCAGTAGCTCGGCAGGACGACATCGTTGGAGAAGCTGGCGAACTGCTGCGACTGGTGGATGACACCCAGGCCGAAGCCCAGCTGTTCCGACAGGTCGAAGCGGTTCCAGGCGCTGATCGAATGCTCGGGCAGCTGCTGCAGGCGCTGTCCGGCGGTGCCGAACGCGTTGTCGTTGAGGAGCTCGCCGTCGAGATAGGTGTAGCCGAGATTGGCCTTCCAGAAATCTGCGACTTCGCCCACCGCTCCGATTTCAAAGCCTTCCGCACGGCTTTCGCCGGCAAGCACGGTCAGCGTCGTATCGGTCGGATCGACTGCGCGGATGTTGGTCCGCTCGAGGCGGAAGATGGCTGCGGTCACGAGCACCTTGTCGAGCGGTGCCCACTTGGCGCCGATCTCGTAATTGGTGAACTTCTCCGGCTCGAACTGGCTGCGGTCGGGCGAGAGGACCAGGAACTGGTCGCCCGCC is a window encoding:
- a CDS encoding class II aldolase/adducin family protein; the protein is MATQMKPQSEPKFECSEEEWKVRQDLAACYRIFEHLGWGESIYNHISVAVPGEKDTFLINPFGLLYDEVTASNLVKIDVEGNNVGQSQYMVNKAGFTQHAHFHKHLGERATAICHVHTTATMAVCSHKDGLVPTNFYACNFQGQIGYHDFEGVTVRPDEGDRLVENLGNHSILMLRNHGPVVMDKTIPGMFVKMWALQRACEIQIATLSQGEPNIVKQEVVDTHQRDLAVMQTQGGAGVFDFEAWKRRISKIDDSWKS
- a CDS encoding (2Fe-2S)-binding protein, encoding MSRMTVNERPIEFLMDPETPLLWALRDAANLTGTKFGCGEGDCGSCIVHIDGEPLRSCLVTIAEAEGRFITTIEGLSGDRTHPVQQAMVAEQAIQCGFCTPGFVMAAAALIDRNPGASEAEIKAAIPNICRCGVYPRLVRAIQRAGRVARRQERISAAPAPGISAEDAAQDVPALSAPEQTPERD